In a single window of the Stigmatopora nigra isolate UIUO_SnigA chromosome 7, RoL_Snig_1.1, whole genome shotgun sequence genome:
- the casp2 gene encoding caspase-2 isoform X1 has translation MLGCGMLERDAQALRGRSFALLKQLVVDEVLVQFLQEDNILTDIMAEEILQLDCSSMSAAEKTSHKRSWRLLQLLPKRGPKAFSRFCSALRETEQGHIYEMLTQSQETQLEESGGRATRQTSERRKQMYDDSSLPLSTQEEIAAKRARTYGSMEYSLDADSPAPLPMLPCTHDLYLSQCLKSYKMTSSPRCSALIISNVNFNPHSASDLGTRNGGEVDEKVLRKLFIDLDFVVTVRRDMTTEQMRNCIDEFRRRPEHRNMDGSVVCLLSHGVDGAVYGTDGQLLQLESVFEAFDNVHCPQLQNKPKMFFVQACRGEEMDCGVEQVDGPGRISSHSCEQRDAGQEGPADAIPRQGGQREPTRIKLPQRSDMICGFASLKGQTICTAAMRNTKRGSWFIQELDTAFRCNAKDMHVADILVQINGRIKEREGHAPGSRYHRCKEMSEFTSSLCKDLYLFPKYQPNS, from the exons ATGTTGGGGTGTGGCATGCTGGAAAGGGATGCCCAAGCTCTTCGGGGGCGATCTTTTGCACTCCTCAAGCAGTTGGTGGTGGATGAGGTGCTGGTTCAATTTCTGCAGGAGGACAACATTCTTACGGACATCATGGCTGAAGAGATCCTG CAGCTTGACTGTTCCTCTATGTCCGCA GCCGAGAAAACGTCCCATAAGCGAAGTTGGCGCCTACTGCAACTGCTTCCCAAACGAGGCCCGAAAGCCTTCAGCAGGTTCTGCTCGGCTCTGAGAGAAACCGAGCAAGGACACATTTACGAGATGCTGACACAGTCTCAGGAAACTCAA CTCGAGGAGTCTGGAGGACGGGCAACTCGGCAAACATCAGAGAGGAGGAAACAA ATGTATGACGACTCCTCTCTACCACTTTCCACGCAAGAAGAAATCGCGGCCAAACGAGCAAGAACATACG ggtcTATGGAATACAGCCTGGATGCAGACAGCCCAGCCCCCCTGCCCATGCTCCCTTGCACACATGACCTCTACCTCTCTCAATGCCTGAAG TCCTACAAAATGACTTCATCCCCACGTTGTTCAGCCCTGATCATCAGTAATGTCAACTTCAACCCACATTCTGCCTCTGACCTCGGCACCAGGAACGGAGGCGAGGTCGATGAGAAGGTCCTCAGGAAACTTTTTATAGACCTCGACTTTGTGGTGACGGTTCGCCGGGACATGACAACCGAG CAAATGAGAAATTGCATCGACGAATTCCGACGACGTCCAGAGCACAGGAATATGGACGGTAGCGTGGTTTGCCTGCTCTCCCACGGCGTGGACGGCGCCGTGTATGGCACGGATGGCCAGCTCCTGCAG cTGGAGTCGGTGTTTGAGGCTTTCGACAATGTGCACTGCCCACAGCTGCAGAACAAACCAAAAATGTTCTTCGTGCAGGCCTGCAGGGGAG AGGAGATGGATTGCGGAGTGGAGCAGGTGGACGGACCAGGTAGGATCAGCTCACACAGCTGCGAACAGCGGGATGCCGGGCAAGAAGGTCCCGCCGACGCCATTCCCCGACAGGGAGGACAGCGAGAACCTACCAGGATTAAACTACCCCAGCGCTCTGACATGATCTGTGGCTTTGCCTCTCTCAAAGGTCAGACAATTT GCACGGCGGCCATGCGCAACACCAAGCGCGGATCTTGGTTCATCCAGGAACTCGACACTGCGTTCCGTTGTAATGCCAAAGACATGCACGTGGCAGACATCCTAGTTCAG ATCAACGGGCGGATCAAAGAGCGCGAGGGTCACGCCCCCGGCTCACGCTACCATCGCTGCAAAGAGATGTCCGAGTTCACCAGCTCGCTGTGCAAAGATCTCTACCTTTTCCCCAAATACCAACCAAACTCATAA
- the casp2 gene encoding caspase-2 isoform X5 has translation MLGCGMLERDAQALRGRSFALLKQLVVDEVLVQFLQEDNILTDIMAEEILAEKTSHKRSWRLLQLLPKRGPKAFSRFCSALRETEQGHIYEMLTQSQETQLEESGGRATRQTSERRKQMYDDSSLPLSTQEEIAAKRARTYGSMEYSLDADSPAPLPMLPCTHDLYLSQCLKSYKMTSSPRCSALIISNVNFNPHSASDLGTRNGGEVDEKVLRKLFIDLDFVVTVRRDMTTEQMRNCIDEFRRRPEHRNMDGSVVCLLSHGVDGAVYGTDGQLLQLESVFEAFDNVHCPQLQNKPKMFFVQACRGEEMDCGVEQVDGPGRISSHSCEQRDAGQEGPADAIPRQGGQREPTRIKLPQRSDMICGFASLKGTAAMRNTKRGSWFIQELDTAFRCNAKDMHVADILVQINGRIKEREGHAPGSRYHRCKEMSEFTSSLCKDLYLFPKYQPNS, from the exons ATGTTGGGGTGTGGCATGCTGGAAAGGGATGCCCAAGCTCTTCGGGGGCGATCTTTTGCACTCCTCAAGCAGTTGGTGGTGGATGAGGTGCTGGTTCAATTTCTGCAGGAGGACAACATTCTTACGGACATCATGGCTGAAGAGATCCTG GCCGAGAAAACGTCCCATAAGCGAAGTTGGCGCCTACTGCAACTGCTTCCCAAACGAGGCCCGAAAGCCTTCAGCAGGTTCTGCTCGGCTCTGAGAGAAACCGAGCAAGGACACATTTACGAGATGCTGACACAGTCTCAGGAAACTCAA CTCGAGGAGTCTGGAGGACGGGCAACTCGGCAAACATCAGAGAGGAGGAAACAA ATGTATGACGACTCCTCTCTACCACTTTCCACGCAAGAAGAAATCGCGGCCAAACGAGCAAGAACATACG ggtcTATGGAATACAGCCTGGATGCAGACAGCCCAGCCCCCCTGCCCATGCTCCCTTGCACACATGACCTCTACCTCTCTCAATGCCTGAAG TCCTACAAAATGACTTCATCCCCACGTTGTTCAGCCCTGATCATCAGTAATGTCAACTTCAACCCACATTCTGCCTCTGACCTCGGCACCAGGAACGGAGGCGAGGTCGATGAGAAGGTCCTCAGGAAACTTTTTATAGACCTCGACTTTGTGGTGACGGTTCGCCGGGACATGACAACCGAG CAAATGAGAAATTGCATCGACGAATTCCGACGACGTCCAGAGCACAGGAATATGGACGGTAGCGTGGTTTGCCTGCTCTCCCACGGCGTGGACGGCGCCGTGTATGGCACGGATGGCCAGCTCCTGCAG cTGGAGTCGGTGTTTGAGGCTTTCGACAATGTGCACTGCCCACAGCTGCAGAACAAACCAAAAATGTTCTTCGTGCAGGCCTGCAGGGGAG AGGAGATGGATTGCGGAGTGGAGCAGGTGGACGGACCAGGTAGGATCAGCTCACACAGCTGCGAACAGCGGGATGCCGGGCAAGAAGGTCCCGCCGACGCCATTCCCCGACAGGGAGGACAGCGAGAACCTACCAGGATTAAACTACCCCAGCGCTCTGACATGATCTGTGGCTTTGCCTCTCTCAAAG GCACGGCGGCCATGCGCAACACCAAGCGCGGATCTTGGTTCATCCAGGAACTCGACACTGCGTTCCGTTGTAATGCCAAAGACATGCACGTGGCAGACATCCTAGTTCAG ATCAACGGGCGGATCAAAGAGCGCGAGGGTCACGCCCCCGGCTCACGCTACCATCGCTGCAAAGAGATGTCCGAGTTCACCAGCTCGCTGTGCAAAGATCTCTACCTTTTCCCCAAATACCAACCAAACTCATAA
- the styk1b gene encoding tyrosine-protein kinase STYK1b, with translation MSSISNADFLCQQGDTLCEIRLYEKEVIVVPLLLLATFVVTLVFILLLRFCPEKVDRIRIRNLRKSNFRRELHGIDAPPGINVLEGESIALDMPTYSTFQPPITPKKLSLSVDMPPVSSAAAYNPAAEIVVQPRELPRQRLPESFNLVTPLPGSFSLRANSSVSLYRARMDNRNAILRVLNDSADATERHNFLGFASFLAKVGPHPFLPELLGVVSLRAPLVTVVEEMENRDLLSFLWRCRQEDVTPPCEMTERRLYTMAQHVISALTFLHSKDLLHGNLRARSVLVSKVHTAKLWGLHGVYMRTTQAAPKKDDPSMKKWQAPEILAKRNVGPSSDVWSFGILLYEMATLGEAPFAEIPVNELLQFHQRGKSLKKHPNCTNSLYALIKACCQWKEADRPTLAEVTRKLASGEKSASDKVLKGTSVDVEQYLQEAGYGEANSYTIF, from the exons ATGTCGTCGATATCAAATGCAGATTTCCTCTGCCAACAAGGAGACACTCTTTGTG AAATCCGCTTGTATGAGAAGGAAGTGATTGTGGTGCCACTCCTGCTGCTCGCCACATTTGTGGTCACATTGGTCTTCATCCTCCTGTTGCGTTTCTGTCCGGAAAAAGTCGACCGCATCCGCATCAGAAACTTGAGAAAGTCCAATTTCCGAAGGGAGCTGCATGGCATCGACG CTCCCCCTGGAATCAACGTACTGGAGGGCGAAAGCATTGCCCTGGACATGCCCACCTACTCGACCTTCCAACCGCCCATCACGCCCAAAAAGCTCTCCCTGTCCGTAGACATGCCTCCGGTCTCTTCCGCCGCCGCCTACAATCCCGCGGCAGAAATCGTGGTCCAGCCACGAGAGCTTCCTCGCCAGAGATTGCCCGAGTCCTTTAACTTGGTCACTCCATTGCCTGGTTCCTTCTCCCTGCGCGCCAATTCGTCCGTGTCCCTCTATAGGGCCCGTATGGACAATAGGAACGCCATCTTGCGGGTGTTAAATG ATTCCGCCGATGCCACGGAGAGACATAACTTCCTGGGCTTTGCGTCCTTCCTGGCCAAGGTGGGTCCGCACCCGTTTTTGCCCGAGCTTCTGGGCGTGGTCTCCTTGCGGGCTCCTCTGGTAACGGTGGTGGAGGAGATGGAGAACCGGGACCTGCTCAGTTTCCTGTGGCGGTGCAGACAG GAGGACGTGACTCCTCCGTGTGAGATGACCGAGCGCCGCTTATATACTATGGCTCAGCATGTGATCTCGGCGCtg ACGTTTCTCCACAGCAAAGATCTCCTGCACGGAAATCTTCGTGCCCGGAGTGTCCTGGTCAGCAAGGTGCACACGGCCAAGCTGTGGGGTCTTCACGGGGTCTACATGCGGACTACCCAGGCGGCTCCAAAAAAGGATGACCCCAGCATGAAAAAGTGGCAGGCGCCAGAAATTTTAGCCAAGAGGAACGTCGGGCCTAGCAGTGATGT TTGGTCTTTTGGCATCTTGCTCTATGAAATGGCAACACTGG GAGAAGCTCCATTTGCAGAAATCCCCGTCAACGAACTCCTCCAATTCCACCAGCGAGGCAAAAGTCTAAAGAAGCATCCCAACTGCACCAACAGCCT ctaCGCCCTCATTAAAGCTTGCTGCCAATGGAAAGAAGCGGATCGACCCACGCTGGCCGAGGTGACCCGCAAACTGGCATCCGGGGAGAAAAGCGCCTCAGATAAAGTCTTGAAGGGTACATCTGTCGATGTGGAGCAGTACTTGCAGGAGGCCGGATATGGCGAGGCTAACAGCTACACCATCTTCTAA
- the casp2 gene encoding caspase-2 isoform X2 has translation MLGCGMLERDAQALRGRSFALLKQLVVDEVLVQFLQEDNILTDIMAEEILLDCSSMSAAEKTSHKRSWRLLQLLPKRGPKAFSRFCSALRETEQGHIYEMLTQSQETQLEESGGRATRQTSERRKQMYDDSSLPLSTQEEIAAKRARTYGSMEYSLDADSPAPLPMLPCTHDLYLSQCLKSYKMTSSPRCSALIISNVNFNPHSASDLGTRNGGEVDEKVLRKLFIDLDFVVTVRRDMTTEQMRNCIDEFRRRPEHRNMDGSVVCLLSHGVDGAVYGTDGQLLQLESVFEAFDNVHCPQLQNKPKMFFVQACRGEEMDCGVEQVDGPGRISSHSCEQRDAGQEGPADAIPRQGGQREPTRIKLPQRSDMICGFASLKGQTICTAAMRNTKRGSWFIQELDTAFRCNAKDMHVADILVQINGRIKEREGHAPGSRYHRCKEMSEFTSSLCKDLYLFPKYQPNS, from the exons ATGTTGGGGTGTGGCATGCTGGAAAGGGATGCCCAAGCTCTTCGGGGGCGATCTTTTGCACTCCTCAAGCAGTTGGTGGTGGATGAGGTGCTGGTTCAATTTCTGCAGGAGGACAACATTCTTACGGACATCATGGCTGAAGAGATCCTG CTTGACTGTTCCTCTATGTCCGCA GCCGAGAAAACGTCCCATAAGCGAAGTTGGCGCCTACTGCAACTGCTTCCCAAACGAGGCCCGAAAGCCTTCAGCAGGTTCTGCTCGGCTCTGAGAGAAACCGAGCAAGGACACATTTACGAGATGCTGACACAGTCTCAGGAAACTCAA CTCGAGGAGTCTGGAGGACGGGCAACTCGGCAAACATCAGAGAGGAGGAAACAA ATGTATGACGACTCCTCTCTACCACTTTCCACGCAAGAAGAAATCGCGGCCAAACGAGCAAGAACATACG ggtcTATGGAATACAGCCTGGATGCAGACAGCCCAGCCCCCCTGCCCATGCTCCCTTGCACACATGACCTCTACCTCTCTCAATGCCTGAAG TCCTACAAAATGACTTCATCCCCACGTTGTTCAGCCCTGATCATCAGTAATGTCAACTTCAACCCACATTCTGCCTCTGACCTCGGCACCAGGAACGGAGGCGAGGTCGATGAGAAGGTCCTCAGGAAACTTTTTATAGACCTCGACTTTGTGGTGACGGTTCGCCGGGACATGACAACCGAG CAAATGAGAAATTGCATCGACGAATTCCGACGACGTCCAGAGCACAGGAATATGGACGGTAGCGTGGTTTGCCTGCTCTCCCACGGCGTGGACGGCGCCGTGTATGGCACGGATGGCCAGCTCCTGCAG cTGGAGTCGGTGTTTGAGGCTTTCGACAATGTGCACTGCCCACAGCTGCAGAACAAACCAAAAATGTTCTTCGTGCAGGCCTGCAGGGGAG AGGAGATGGATTGCGGAGTGGAGCAGGTGGACGGACCAGGTAGGATCAGCTCACACAGCTGCGAACAGCGGGATGCCGGGCAAGAAGGTCCCGCCGACGCCATTCCCCGACAGGGAGGACAGCGAGAACCTACCAGGATTAAACTACCCCAGCGCTCTGACATGATCTGTGGCTTTGCCTCTCTCAAAGGTCAGACAATTT GCACGGCGGCCATGCGCAACACCAAGCGCGGATCTTGGTTCATCCAGGAACTCGACACTGCGTTCCGTTGTAATGCCAAAGACATGCACGTGGCAGACATCCTAGTTCAG ATCAACGGGCGGATCAAAGAGCGCGAGGGTCACGCCCCCGGCTCACGCTACCATCGCTGCAAAGAGATGTCCGAGTTCACCAGCTCGCTGTGCAAAGATCTCTACCTTTTCCCCAAATACCAACCAAACTCATAA
- the LOC144198840 gene encoding glutathione S-transferase kappa 1-like, translating into MTSKKVVELFFDVVSPYSWLAFEVMCRYKNVWNIDLKLRPAFLGGVMQGSGNKPPGLVPNKFLFMGKDLARLAEYFNVPLQPPSDPADAMFRKGSLNAMRFVKAVEEKHPEADQKVEKISRELWRRIWSEDKDITQPASLAEAAQNAGLRATEIEELQNLCTTQEIKDKLKKSTQDALDYGAFGFPLIICHINGKSEMFFGSDRFELMAHCLGEKWLGPQPAHPEKTSAKL; encoded by the exons ATGACCTCCAAAAAAGTGGTGGAACTATTCTTCGATGTGGTGTCTCCGTACTCCTGGCTTGCATTTGag GTCATGTGCCGTTACAAAAACGTGTGGAACATTGACCTGAAGTTGAGACCTGCATTTCTTGGTGGGGTAATGCAAGGTTCTG GCAACAAGCCCCCTGGGTTGGTTCCGAATAAATTTCTGTTTATGGGCAAGGATCTGGCCCGCCTGGCAGAATATTTTAACGTCCCGCTGCAACCTCCTTCAGACCCTGCAGACGCCATGTTCAGGAAAG gctCCTTGAATGCAATGCGCTTTGTAAAAGCAGTGGAGGAAAAACACCCTGAAGCAGACCAAAAGGTGGAGAAGATCTCCAGAGAGCTCTGGAGAAGAATTTGGAGTGAAGACAAAGATATTACCCAGCCTGCATCACTGGCTGAG GCGGCACAGAATGCTGGCTTGAGAGCAACTGAAATCGAAGAATTACAAAATCTGTGCACCACACAGGAAATCAaagacaaactgaaaaaaagcacacaagacgcactggattatgGG gCATTTGGCTTTCCCTTGATTATTTGTCACATCAACGGGAAATCGGAAATGTTCTTTGGCTCTGACAGATTCGAACTCATGGCCCACTGTCTTG GTGAAAAATGGCTTGGACCCCAGCCTGCTCATCCCGAGAAAACATCTGCCAAATTGTGA
- the casp2 gene encoding caspase-2 isoform X4 has translation MLGCGMLERDAQALRGRSFALLKQLVVDEVLVQFLQEDNILTDIMAEEILAEKTSHKRSWRLLQLLPKRGPKAFSRFCSALRETEQGHIYEMLTQSQETQLEESGGRATRQTSERRKQMYDDSSLPLSTQEEIAAKRARTYGSMEYSLDADSPAPLPMLPCTHDLYLSQCLKSYKMTSSPRCSALIISNVNFNPHSASDLGTRNGGEVDEKVLRKLFIDLDFVVTVRRDMTTEQMRNCIDEFRRRPEHRNMDGSVVCLLSHGVDGAVYGTDGQLLQLESVFEAFDNVHCPQLQNKPKMFFVQACRGEEMDCGVEQVDGPGRISSHSCEQRDAGQEGPADAIPRQGGQREPTRIKLPQRSDMICGFASLKGQTICTAAMRNTKRGSWFIQELDTAFRCNAKDMHVADILVQINGRIKEREGHAPGSRYHRCKEMSEFTSSLCKDLYLFPKYQPNS, from the exons ATGTTGGGGTGTGGCATGCTGGAAAGGGATGCCCAAGCTCTTCGGGGGCGATCTTTTGCACTCCTCAAGCAGTTGGTGGTGGATGAGGTGCTGGTTCAATTTCTGCAGGAGGACAACATTCTTACGGACATCATGGCTGAAGAGATCCTG GCCGAGAAAACGTCCCATAAGCGAAGTTGGCGCCTACTGCAACTGCTTCCCAAACGAGGCCCGAAAGCCTTCAGCAGGTTCTGCTCGGCTCTGAGAGAAACCGAGCAAGGACACATTTACGAGATGCTGACACAGTCTCAGGAAACTCAA CTCGAGGAGTCTGGAGGACGGGCAACTCGGCAAACATCAGAGAGGAGGAAACAA ATGTATGACGACTCCTCTCTACCACTTTCCACGCAAGAAGAAATCGCGGCCAAACGAGCAAGAACATACG ggtcTATGGAATACAGCCTGGATGCAGACAGCCCAGCCCCCCTGCCCATGCTCCCTTGCACACATGACCTCTACCTCTCTCAATGCCTGAAG TCCTACAAAATGACTTCATCCCCACGTTGTTCAGCCCTGATCATCAGTAATGTCAACTTCAACCCACATTCTGCCTCTGACCTCGGCACCAGGAACGGAGGCGAGGTCGATGAGAAGGTCCTCAGGAAACTTTTTATAGACCTCGACTTTGTGGTGACGGTTCGCCGGGACATGACAACCGAG CAAATGAGAAATTGCATCGACGAATTCCGACGACGTCCAGAGCACAGGAATATGGACGGTAGCGTGGTTTGCCTGCTCTCCCACGGCGTGGACGGCGCCGTGTATGGCACGGATGGCCAGCTCCTGCAG cTGGAGTCGGTGTTTGAGGCTTTCGACAATGTGCACTGCCCACAGCTGCAGAACAAACCAAAAATGTTCTTCGTGCAGGCCTGCAGGGGAG AGGAGATGGATTGCGGAGTGGAGCAGGTGGACGGACCAGGTAGGATCAGCTCACACAGCTGCGAACAGCGGGATGCCGGGCAAGAAGGTCCCGCCGACGCCATTCCCCGACAGGGAGGACAGCGAGAACCTACCAGGATTAAACTACCCCAGCGCTCTGACATGATCTGTGGCTTTGCCTCTCTCAAAGGTCAGACAATTT GCACGGCGGCCATGCGCAACACCAAGCGCGGATCTTGGTTCATCCAGGAACTCGACACTGCGTTCCGTTGTAATGCCAAAGACATGCACGTGGCAGACATCCTAGTTCAG ATCAACGGGCGGATCAAAGAGCGCGAGGGTCACGCCCCCGGCTCACGCTACCATCGCTGCAAAGAGATGTCCGAGTTCACCAGCTCGCTGTGCAAAGATCTCTACCTTTTCCCCAAATACCAACCAAACTCATAA
- the rap1gapl gene encoding rap1 GTPase-activating protein 2, with protein MEDEKGQDTVFPRRRSFTFGGYGCVDMCVDEAGAEMVEINTMEILDCSVNDNKTGLSDANSQKELFEIIEKLQGSRLDEQRCEFPLPLKSQFLTTGGELPIILPSKIGRYWIDPPLEKIPDFSPTLSHHSFVADGNQIMERDAEAKIYHEFFRSRYHHSFTAVDPTLGPLVLSVCLEEEENRMRVILRMKECTRHGVFSLSLFPGIPSAVELAKMLCDGVTVSKFEAVTYLKAPGLISAFDEHRMSSNFKFGVLYQKENQLTEEDMLSNDEESDEFTEFLSILGDTVQLHGFTGFRGGLDVCHGQTGSEAVFTSFHGREVMFHVATKLPFTEGDPQQLQRKRHIGNDIVALVYQEGSTPFLADVIKSHFLHCFIVVRKVQSGKTDKTGQTAFQISITAREDVPPFGPILPDPPVFTDRSLLREFLLTKLINAEISSYKADQFSRLELRTRSSLLESLLAELSTRSQCMLGSSSSSSLTTAESVRATSESSGGFIENFKRAIRVRSHSFENLGVPRKISGISTQKPKPDKDSESENLPPDPSSPQEET; from the exons ATGGAGGACGAAAAGGGACAAGACACGGTCTTCCCAAGAAGGAGAAGTTTTACTTTCGGTGGTTATGGATG tGTGGACATGTGTGTGGATGAGGCAGG AGCGGAAATGGTGGAGATTAATACAATGGAAATCTTGGATTGCAGTgtcaatgacaacaaaacaggCCTTTCTGATGCAAATAGCCAAAAGGAGCTGTTTGAAATTATTGAGAAATTACAG GGCAGCAGACTTGATGAACAACGATGTGAATTCCCACTGCCTCTGAAG TCTCAGTTTTTGACCACAGGTGGGGAGCTGCCCATCATCCTCCCTTCAAAGATAGGGCGCTACTGGATAGACCCTCCTTTGGAGAAGATTCCTGATTTCAGCCCTACTTTGTCCCATCATAGCTTTGTAGCAGACGGCAACCAAATCATGGAAAGGGACGCTGAAGCCAAAATCTACCATGAGTTTTTTCGCTCACGg tatcacCATTCATTTACAGCAGTGGATCCGACATTAGGCCCATTGGTGCTCTCTGTATGtttggaggaagaagaaaataggATGCGAGTCATACTAAG AATGAAAGAGTGCACCCGACATGGagttttctctctgtctctttttcCCGGCATCCCTTCTGCTGTAGAACTAGCAAAG atgctGTGTGATGGAGTGACCGTGTCAAAATTTGAAGCAGTCACCTACCTCAAG gcTCCAGGACTAATAAGTGCATTTGATGAACACAGAATGTCTTCCAATTTCAAGTTTGGAGTTTTGTACCAAAAAGAGAATCAG CTTACTGAGGAGGACATGCTAAGTAACGATGAGGAAAGTGACGAGTTTACAGAGTTTCTTTCTATTTTGGGGGACACGGTTCAACTCCATGGCTTCACCGG ATTCCGAGGAGGTCTTGACGTGTGTCACGGCCAGACGGGAAGTGAGGCTGTCTTCACTTCCTTTCACGGCAGAGAAGTCATGTTCCATGTAGCGACTAAACTGCCCTTCACAGAGGGTGATCCCCAGCAG CTGCAAAGAAAGAGACACATTGGCAATGACATTGTGGCACTAGTTTACCAGGAAGGTTCGACGCCGTTCCTAGCTGACGTCATTAAGTCACACTTCTTGCACTGCTTCATTGTGGTCCGGAAGGTTCAAAGTGGGAAAACTGACAAGACCGGACAAACTGCATTTCAG ATCTCCATAACAGCTAGAGAAGATGTTCCTCCATTTGGTCCCATCCTTCCAGATCCTCCAGTCTTTACAGAT CGCTCCCTACTGAGAGAATTTCTCCTGACCAAACTCATCAATGCAGAGATTTCCAGCTATAAAGCTGACCAGTTCAGCAGACTGGag CTACGAACTCGTTCATCACTTCTGGAGAGTCTGCTGGCAGAACTCTCTACCCGTTCGCAATGCATGCTGGGAAGttcatcctcttcctctctAACCACCGCTGAGAGTGTCAGGGCGACGTCCGAAAGCAGTGGGGGGTTCATTGAGAACTTTAAG AGGGCCATCAGAGTGCGTAGTCACTCTTTCGAAAACCTCGGAGTGCCCAGGAAGATCAGTGGGATTTCCACTCAGAAACCAAAG CCAGACAAGGATTCAGAGAG tgaAAACTTGCCACCAGATCCATCAAGTCCTCAAGAGGAGACATAA
- the casp2 gene encoding caspase-2 isoform X3 yields MLGCGMLERDAQALRGRSFALLKQLVVDEVLVQFLQEDNILTDIMAEEILQLDCSSMSAAEKTSHKRSWRLLQLLPKRGPKAFSRFCSALRETEQGHIYEMLTQSQETQLEESGGRATRQTSERRKQMYDDSSLPLSTQEEIAAKRARTYGSMEYSLDADSPAPLPMLPCTHDLYLSQCLKSYKMTSSPRCSALIISNVNFNPHSASDLGTRNGGEVDEKVLRKLFIDLDFVVTVRRDMTTEQMRNCIDEFRRRPEHRNMDGSVVCLLSHGVDGAVYGTDGQLLQLESVFEAFDNVHCPQLQNKPKMFFVQACRGEEMDCGVEQVDGPGRISSHSCEQRDAGQEGPADAIPRQGGQREPTRIKLPQRSDMICGFASLKGTAAMRNTKRGSWFIQELDTAFRCNAKDMHVADILVQINGRIKEREGHAPGSRYHRCKEMSEFTSSLCKDLYLFPKYQPNS; encoded by the exons ATGTTGGGGTGTGGCATGCTGGAAAGGGATGCCCAAGCTCTTCGGGGGCGATCTTTTGCACTCCTCAAGCAGTTGGTGGTGGATGAGGTGCTGGTTCAATTTCTGCAGGAGGACAACATTCTTACGGACATCATGGCTGAAGAGATCCTG CAGCTTGACTGTTCCTCTATGTCCGCA GCCGAGAAAACGTCCCATAAGCGAAGTTGGCGCCTACTGCAACTGCTTCCCAAACGAGGCCCGAAAGCCTTCAGCAGGTTCTGCTCGGCTCTGAGAGAAACCGAGCAAGGACACATTTACGAGATGCTGACACAGTCTCAGGAAACTCAA CTCGAGGAGTCTGGAGGACGGGCAACTCGGCAAACATCAGAGAGGAGGAAACAA ATGTATGACGACTCCTCTCTACCACTTTCCACGCAAGAAGAAATCGCGGCCAAACGAGCAAGAACATACG ggtcTATGGAATACAGCCTGGATGCAGACAGCCCAGCCCCCCTGCCCATGCTCCCTTGCACACATGACCTCTACCTCTCTCAATGCCTGAAG TCCTACAAAATGACTTCATCCCCACGTTGTTCAGCCCTGATCATCAGTAATGTCAACTTCAACCCACATTCTGCCTCTGACCTCGGCACCAGGAACGGAGGCGAGGTCGATGAGAAGGTCCTCAGGAAACTTTTTATAGACCTCGACTTTGTGGTGACGGTTCGCCGGGACATGACAACCGAG CAAATGAGAAATTGCATCGACGAATTCCGACGACGTCCAGAGCACAGGAATATGGACGGTAGCGTGGTTTGCCTGCTCTCCCACGGCGTGGACGGCGCCGTGTATGGCACGGATGGCCAGCTCCTGCAG cTGGAGTCGGTGTTTGAGGCTTTCGACAATGTGCACTGCCCACAGCTGCAGAACAAACCAAAAATGTTCTTCGTGCAGGCCTGCAGGGGAG AGGAGATGGATTGCGGAGTGGAGCAGGTGGACGGACCAGGTAGGATCAGCTCACACAGCTGCGAACAGCGGGATGCCGGGCAAGAAGGTCCCGCCGACGCCATTCCCCGACAGGGAGGACAGCGAGAACCTACCAGGATTAAACTACCCCAGCGCTCTGACATGATCTGTGGCTTTGCCTCTCTCAAAG GCACGGCGGCCATGCGCAACACCAAGCGCGGATCTTGGTTCATCCAGGAACTCGACACTGCGTTCCGTTGTAATGCCAAAGACATGCACGTGGCAGACATCCTAGTTCAG ATCAACGGGCGGATCAAAGAGCGCGAGGGTCACGCCCCCGGCTCACGCTACCATCGCTGCAAAGAGATGTCCGAGTTCACCAGCTCGCTGTGCAAAGATCTCTACCTTTTCCCCAAATACCAACCAAACTCATAA